The Allocatelliglobosispora scoriae genome contains a region encoding:
- a CDS encoding ATP-binding protein, producing MALLNEIRTGAGLSFRDVARRARQAGYPLPATTVWDMLSKPSLPRVEVMRAFLAACGATQAQAEEWLAARARLSRAPQPVSATPVQPRQLPWNVDGFVGRAGECAQLDSLSEQRRLVVVTGPPGVGKTALALHWAHRAQERYPDGQLYLDLNGYGERRRTRPTQALRRLLVGLGVPVGQVPPDVEHASSALRSLLAGRRVLLLLDNAAAADQVRPLLPGTSDCLVLVTARTALTGLVAAEGAAVLPVPPLADGDARELLDSILGGLEPAQATRLAEACGRLPLALRIAAATLARSSGASLIERLDRLTGHDRLRQLRTHGDDRSAVAVAFDSSYQSLPESARAVFRLLGCLPSSSAGVDEVAAALAVDRVAAADALDILIEENLAADRDGRFGLHDLLRVYARDLGRDADALRRAYTWHLERVSAVADLLDPQGASPSDGEREIFSSLETALAWLDSQALNLEAMVLEAEELDLAPFAWQLADALRIYQLSARTALAWPEIGAAALKAARGHGDVRAEAAARLVLGNDSDLQGRTREGLEHFLEALRLAEAASWREGQRAALDRAGVMYSRLGELDLAGEYLSRAVDLAREMGLPGTEAVRRNNLATVRIGQGRLDDAFQLLEEALRLHRLVDSRRGQAAVLINLAIVRSQRGEAEAALADSALAWRIFDEIGNPLGALAAMKTAADIHNGAGNHQTGLPLALIALASARRAGSLQWEASCVIGLAQARLRLGRYRLARLLFHRGLRLARRINLRRAEIEALTGLADAATRLGLAVDARTYASHASRLARHGGFEPPGPKPRGRA from the coding sequence GTGGCACTGCTCAATGAGATCCGGACCGGGGCGGGGCTGAGCTTTCGGGACGTCGCACGGCGAGCCCGGCAGGCCGGCTACCCGCTTCCGGCGACCACCGTCTGGGACATGCTCTCCAAGCCGTCGCTGCCGAGAGTGGAGGTCATGCGGGCGTTCCTCGCCGCCTGCGGAGCCACGCAGGCGCAGGCCGAGGAGTGGCTGGCGGCCCGGGCACGGCTGTCCAGGGCACCGCAGCCGGTCTCGGCGACACCGGTCCAGCCCCGGCAGCTGCCCTGGAACGTCGACGGGTTCGTGGGCCGCGCCGGCGAATGCGCCCAGCTGGACAGCCTGAGCGAGCAGCGCCGCCTGGTGGTGGTCACGGGCCCGCCGGGGGTCGGGAAGACGGCGCTGGCGCTGCACTGGGCGCACCGGGCCCAGGAACGGTATCCCGACGGCCAGCTCTACCTCGACCTGAACGGTTACGGTGAGCGGCGGCGTACCCGGCCGACGCAGGCCCTGCGGCGGCTGCTCGTCGGCCTCGGAGTCCCGGTGGGTCAGGTCCCGCCGGACGTCGAGCACGCCTCGTCGGCTCTGCGCTCGCTGCTCGCCGGCCGACGTGTCCTCCTTCTGCTGGACAACGCGGCCGCCGCCGATCAGGTCCGGCCGCTGCTTCCAGGCACGTCCGACTGCCTCGTCCTCGTCACCGCCCGGACCGCGCTGACCGGCCTGGTCGCGGCCGAGGGCGCCGCCGTGCTTCCCGTGCCGCCGCTCGCCGACGGCGATGCCCGCGAACTGCTGGACTCCATTCTCGGCGGGCTCGAGCCGGCCCAGGCGACCCGGCTGGCCGAGGCCTGCGGGCGCCTGCCGCTGGCGCTGCGCATCGCCGCCGCGACGCTGGCCCGCTCCTCGGGGGCGTCGCTGATCGAGCGCCTCGACCGGTTGACCGGGCACGATCGGCTCCGCCAACTGCGCACGCACGGTGACGACCGCTCCGCCGTGGCGGTCGCCTTCGACTCGTCCTACCAATCGCTGCCCGAGTCGGCGCGCGCCGTGTTCCGGCTCCTCGGTTGTCTGCCAAGCAGTTCGGCAGGGGTGGACGAAGTGGCTGCCGCGCTCGCCGTCGACCGGGTCGCGGCGGCCGACGCCCTCGACATCTTGATCGAGGAGAACCTGGCCGCCGACCGCGACGGGCGGTTCGGGCTGCATGATCTGCTCCGCGTCTACGCCCGCGACCTCGGCCGCGACGCCGACGCGCTGCGCCGGGCGTACACCTGGCATCTGGAGCGGGTGAGCGCCGTGGCCGACCTACTCGACCCGCAGGGTGCGAGCCCGTCGGACGGCGAGCGGGAGATCTTCTCGTCGCTGGAGACGGCCCTGGCCTGGCTCGACAGCCAGGCGCTCAACCTCGAGGCGATGGTGCTGGAGGCCGAGGAGCTCGACCTCGCCCCTTTCGCATGGCAGCTCGCCGACGCACTGCGGATCTACCAGCTGTCCGCTCGGACTGCCCTGGCCTGGCCCGAGATCGGCGCCGCCGCGCTGAAGGCAGCCCGGGGCCACGGCGACGTGCGCGCGGAGGCTGCCGCACGGCTGGTGCTGGGCAACGACTCCGATCTGCAGGGGCGTACCCGCGAAGGACTTGAACACTTCCTGGAGGCGCTGCGCCTCGCCGAAGCGGCGTCCTGGCGCGAGGGGCAACGCGCGGCGCTGGACCGGGCCGGCGTCATGTACTCGCGCCTCGGGGAGCTCGATCTGGCCGGGGAGTATCTGAGCCGAGCCGTGGACCTGGCCCGGGAGATGGGCCTGCCGGGCACCGAGGCGGTCCGGCGCAACAACCTCGCCACGGTGCGGATCGGGCAGGGCCGACTCGACGACGCGTTCCAGCTCCTGGAGGAGGCGTTGCGCCTGCATCGGCTCGTCGATTCGCGCCGCGGACAGGCGGCCGTGCTGATCAACCTGGCGATCGTGCGCAGTCAGCGAGGCGAGGCAGAAGCCGCGCTCGCCGACAGCGCGCTGGCCTGGCGGATCTTCGACGAGATCGGCAACCCACTCGGCGCGCTGGCGGCCATGAAGACCGCCGCCGACATCCACAATGGAGCCGGGAATCATCAGACCGGCCTGCCGCTCGCGCTGATCGCGCTGGCGTCGGCCCGCCGAGCCGGGAGCCTGCAGTGGGAGGCGAGCTGCGTCATCGGGCTGGCCCAGGCGCGACTGCGTCTGGGCCGATACCGCCTGGCCCGGCTGCTGTTCCACCGGGGGCTGCGGCTGGCCCGCCGAATCAACCTCCGCCGGGCCGAGATCGAGGCGCTCACCGGGCTGGCCGATGCCGCGACACGATTGGGTCTCGCCGTCGACGCTCGGACCTACGCGAGCCACGCCTCGCGGCTGGCGCGGCACGGCGGCTTCGAACCGCCCGGCCCGAAGCCCAGGGGCCGGGCATAG
- a CDS encoding ricin-type beta-trefoil lectin domain protein, with amino-acid sequence MSLLKRAAALLGAIVLALTGLAVVAPAAHADPGWDTGIPTSWRRASIFAGTENINLNSRRLVFEVDQYRGDGWGVQLGPALAHTNQIWAMQAASEGGFYYHAGYDQSLCLDFDGDPGYGNQLKVRNCDGSASQRWFPIWRDGGFELATHSDRKWCVDVPNSNFAAPQQGQIWNCNHTAAQFFTESGCHGWSCTGLWPDQMGCDLDATTVSDTTGSDGTRITVHTSGYRCLSVWTKMTLSSVWQLPRWAEIRAYPSGGSIYYRNQQVSPGNMVWTPMLDRTPSGTVFKGCLVNELNNRDGWCGPGLSF; translated from the coding sequence ATGTCTCTGCTCAAGCGTGCCGCAGCCCTGCTCGGCGCCATCGTGCTCGCCCTCACCGGACTGGCGGTGGTCGCACCGGCCGCCCACGCCGATCCCGGCTGGGACACCGGCATCCCCACGTCCTGGCGAAGGGCTTCGATCTTCGCCGGCACCGAGAACATCAACCTCAACTCCCGCCGCCTGGTCTTCGAGGTCGACCAGTACAGGGGCGATGGCTGGGGAGTCCAGCTCGGCCCGGCGCTGGCGCACACCAACCAGATCTGGGCCATGCAGGCGGCGTCCGAAGGCGGGTTCTACTACCACGCCGGATACGACCAGAGCCTGTGCCTGGACTTCGACGGCGATCCCGGCTACGGCAACCAGTTGAAGGTCCGCAACTGCGACGGATCCGCCTCGCAGCGGTGGTTCCCCATCTGGCGTGACGGCGGCTTCGAGCTGGCCACCCACAGCGACCGGAAGTGGTGCGTAGACGTGCCGAACTCCAACTTCGCAGCCCCGCAGCAGGGTCAGATCTGGAACTGCAACCACACCGCGGCGCAGTTCTTCACCGAGTCCGGCTGCCACGGCTGGAGCTGCACCGGCCTGTGGCCCGACCAGATGGGCTGTGACCTGGACGCGACGACGGTCTCCGACACCACCGGCTCGGACGGTACGCGCATCACGGTGCACACGTCGGGCTACCGGTGCCTGTCGGTCTGGACCAAGATGACGCTGAGCTCGGTGTGGCAGCTGCCGAGGTGGGCCGAGATCCGGGCGTACCCCTCCGGCGGGTCGATCTACTACCGCAACCAGCAGGTGTCGCCAGGGAACATGGTCTGGACGCCGATGCTGGACCGGACGCCGTCCGGCACGGTCTTCAAGGGCTGCCTCGTCAACGAACTCAACAACCGCGACGGCTGGTGCGGGCCCGGGCTCTCGTTCTGA
- a CDS encoding GDSL-type esterase/lipase family protein produces MRLFSRSTLSLLTVLMVAVTQVVVAEASAAAVMPSAASASVPARDAADTTRIRASDRAEILGTGWASSADRAWRVDGDAAGLHVLVAAAAEGYAWRTAATLAEPGFGDDMWIGNACVTASGRRLAVAYAPRLFTNDSVLQARGAFTAIVDLISGEVAKLPFTATLAYYSPGCGEGEAAVFTQTAGDHALRTRLIRVNTATAKPAPPIDLDGQVTSAVPVAGAIVAADSARLVRVDATGRRSVVARTNAVPFKITAAADGSLAFLDRDGDTALVRRLADARSAVLSTVATGALTEIDLTRDAAGRPIVTGEGTRAAGAGAVVLSGAPKGALASTLGQVLTWTERGDPRVPDADPQHVRTTGIQLRSSATGRSARFEVRPGTRPAAPGAGSSRSGTRSGAAPTLVGSPSNPVEAERTCSVPRNDAWNQVMQPKPRQVEWAVDQAVRNVLTVARPANWKNLGMPAYTPQGLFPPVGLSGGGYVPAQVMLGIAAQESNLWQATGRALPGMTGNPLVGNFYGREIYDADPGNDWDIHWSGADCGYGIMQFTDGMRLAGRERPGETALPYDKQRAVALDFATNVAAGLQLLQQKWNQTRGAGLTVNNGDPKYLENWFFAIWAYNSGFHADQGDGSAWGVGWLNNPANPNYPANRSSFLDTTMADAAHPQDWPYPEKVLGFAGHPIELPEAPGVTVAAFRPAVWNGGPDGGPINRRQVKPPVNQFCDTTNNCVPGGHYLPDDPGVVGEPAGPCAHQNPSGQYDLKCWYHRGTTWKADCVQTCGYELLRFDPGYAYQDDGTSYPPRCDVNGLPPGTVVIDDIPANAPIERPNCGRPFTDGGSFTFTFGADAAGNYPSKADTHQFGAGFEGHFYSSFGRGAGYSPPFGEPRMRVTGTWRATQAVHGYLRVKVALPDVGATERLARYDIDLGNGQTRFRVIPQRSTSNTWWDLGTFRFDGIPAVSLSTYTVDGYGDHTVAWDAVALVPSVQPSASYVAMGDSYSSGEGLAPYRAGTDIPEGDPESNTCHRAQRDAYPSQVKVPGHSTTIEQEAAAGNANFAFIACSGAKTTNITRTAYNSPPSPGDAAGHTDWGMPAGTDERRFLYNGELPQVEQGYLDVDTTLVTLSVGGNDARFTEVIRGCALSLQLCFDDAYHLTRGNGVVDPDPMKVYEKALIREQLGTHLKAAYHAIHAKAPNATIVVLAYPQLFEDFATINTCALLTPDKLNFLNTFADLLTIAIGKAVREVKAEGIAKISYVNTTQRWRDGVNRWPCGPATLPVPAPWTYPVIPGCFNGGIEVPCKASFHPTVPGHVELADLVNTQLRGHSTASQIQAHIEAYAQSRTDMPQWTTLTAPQAAVIAQLCLDYTFRGGVVGDPCMTDAILVPTTNDARGAAENDDFALQRNPAWVELNYTSGAQKKALHGITKSWMNNNAYRPNVCPVPRKDYPEAEFQCDEYPFYASRLGGAWDFYETKGIEQFSESSTSLRMIPGPENLAEGRLISQLVSGSRCNFTSWGTPQAIPGQPPVHPGSKYLTIPYIVADGSAPLSTYICPA; encoded by the coding sequence ATGCGCCTGTTCTCGCGTAGCACCCTCAGTCTCCTCACCGTCCTCATGGTCGCCGTGACGCAGGTCGTGGTGGCTGAAGCATCCGCTGCCGCCGTCATGCCCTCCGCAGCCTCCGCATCCGTCCCGGCCCGCGACGCCGCCGACACCACCCGCATCCGGGCCTCCGACCGGGCGGAGATCCTCGGCACCGGCTGGGCTAGCTCGGCCGACCGGGCCTGGCGGGTCGACGGCGACGCCGCCGGGCTGCATGTCCTCGTCGCGGCGGCAGCCGAGGGGTACGCCTGGCGGACAGCTGCGACGCTGGCGGAGCCCGGATTCGGCGACGACATGTGGATCGGCAACGCCTGTGTCACGGCCTCCGGACGCCGGCTCGCCGTGGCCTACGCACCGCGGCTCTTCACCAACGACAGTGTCCTCCAGGCCCGGGGCGCCTTCACCGCGATCGTGGACCTGATCAGCGGCGAGGTCGCCAAACTGCCGTTCACCGCCACGCTGGCCTACTACAGTCCCGGTTGCGGTGAGGGTGAGGCCGCCGTGTTCACGCAGACCGCCGGCGACCACGCGCTGCGTACGCGTCTGATCAGGGTGAACACGGCGACGGCCAAGCCGGCGCCGCCGATCGACCTCGACGGCCAGGTGACCTCCGCTGTTCCGGTGGCCGGGGCGATCGTCGCCGCCGACTCGGCACGTCTGGTGCGCGTCGACGCCACCGGACGCCGCAGTGTCGTCGCGCGGACGAACGCCGTCCCATTCAAGATCACGGCTGCGGCCGACGGCAGCCTCGCGTTCCTCGACCGCGACGGCGACACGGCCCTCGTCCGTCGCCTGGCCGACGCCCGATCCGCCGTCCTGTCCACGGTGGCCACCGGCGCCCTGACCGAGATCGACCTGACCAGGGACGCTGCTGGTCGACCGATCGTCACCGGCGAGGGGACCCGCGCCGCGGGAGCCGGGGCGGTCGTGCTCTCGGGCGCTCCCAAGGGCGCGCTGGCGTCGACCCTCGGCCAGGTCCTCACGTGGACCGAGCGCGGCGACCCGCGCGTCCCCGACGCCGATCCCCAGCACGTTCGCACCACCGGCATCCAGCTGCGCTCCTCGGCCACCGGCCGGTCGGCGAGGTTCGAGGTCCGCCCAGGCACTCGACCGGCGGCACCCGGCGCGGGCAGCAGCCGGTCCGGTACGCGATCCGGCGCCGCCCCGACGCTGGTCGGATCGCCGTCGAACCCGGTCGAGGCCGAGCGCACCTGCTCCGTGCCCCGCAACGACGCGTGGAACCAGGTGATGCAGCCCAAGCCGCGCCAGGTGGAGTGGGCGGTGGACCAGGCCGTGCGCAACGTGCTGACGGTCGCGCGCCCGGCCAACTGGAAGAACCTGGGCATGCCGGCGTACACGCCGCAGGGCCTGTTCCCGCCGGTCGGGCTGAGCGGCGGAGGCTACGTCCCGGCCCAGGTCATGCTGGGCATCGCCGCCCAGGAGTCCAACCTGTGGCAGGCCACCGGCCGCGCTCTGCCCGGGATGACGGGCAATCCGCTGGTGGGCAACTTCTACGGGCGCGAGATCTACGACGCCGACCCCGGCAACGACTGGGACATCCACTGGTCCGGCGCCGACTGCGGCTACGGCATCATGCAGTTCACCGATGGAATGCGGCTGGCCGGCCGGGAGCGGCCGGGCGAGACGGCGCTGCCCTACGACAAGCAGCGGGCCGTGGCGCTGGACTTCGCCACGAACGTGGCCGCCGGGCTGCAGCTGCTGCAGCAGAAGTGGAACCAGACCCGGGGTGCCGGGCTCACCGTGAACAACGGCGATCCGAAGTACCTGGAGAACTGGTTCTTCGCCATCTGGGCGTACAACTCGGGATTCCACGCCGACCAGGGCGACGGCTCCGCGTGGGGGGTGGGCTGGCTGAACAACCCCGCGAACCCGAACTACCCCGCGAACCGCAGCTCGTTCCTGGACACCACGATGGCCGACGCGGCGCACCCGCAGGACTGGCCCTACCCGGAGAAGGTGCTCGGCTTCGCCGGGCACCCGATCGAGCTGCCCGAGGCGCCGGGCGTGACGGTGGCGGCGTTCCGCCCGGCGGTGTGGAACGGCGGCCCGGACGGTGGTCCGATCAACCGCCGACAGGTCAAGCCGCCGGTGAACCAGTTCTGCGACACCACCAACAACTGCGTGCCTGGCGGGCACTACCTGCCCGACGACCCGGGGGTCGTGGGCGAGCCGGCGGGCCCCTGCGCGCACCAGAACCCGTCCGGCCAGTACGACCTGAAGTGCTGGTACCACCGGGGGACGACGTGGAAGGCCGACTGCGTCCAGACGTGCGGCTACGAACTGCTGCGCTTCGACCCCGGCTACGCCTACCAGGACGACGGGACCTCCTACCCGCCCAGGTGCGATGTCAACGGTCTGCCGCCGGGCACCGTCGTCATCGACGACATCCCCGCCAACGCCCCGATCGAACGCCCCAACTGCGGGCGGCCGTTCACCGACGGCGGATCGTTCACGTTCACCTTCGGGGCCGACGCCGCCGGCAACTACCCCTCCAAAGCCGACACCCATCAGTTCGGGGCGGGCTTCGAGGGCCACTTCTACTCGTCGTTCGGACGGGGGGCCGGCTACAGCCCGCCCTTCGGCGAGCCGCGCATGCGGGTCACCGGCACCTGGCGGGCGACGCAGGCGGTCCACGGCTATCTGCGGGTGAAGGTGGCACTGCCCGACGTCGGCGCCACCGAGCGACTGGCCCGCTACGACATCGACCTCGGCAACGGCCAGACCCGCTTCCGCGTCATCCCGCAGCGCAGCACCAGCAACACCTGGTGGGACCTGGGCACCTTCCGCTTCGACGGCATCCCGGCGGTCAGCCTGAGCACCTACACCGTCGACGGCTACGGCGACCACACCGTGGCCTGGGACGCGGTCGCGCTGGTCCCCTCGGTCCAGCCGTCGGCGAGCTACGTGGCGATGGGCGACTCGTACTCGTCGGGCGAGGGCCTGGCGCCCTACCGGGCGGGAACCGACATCCCCGAGGGCGACCCCGAATCGAACACCTGCCATCGCGCGCAGCGCGACGCCTACCCGTCGCAGGTCAAGGTGCCCGGCCACAGCACCACCATCGAGCAGGAGGCCGCAGCGGGCAATGCCAACTTCGCCTTCATCGCCTGCTCGGGGGCGAAGACCACCAACATCACGCGGACCGCCTACAACAGTCCGCCCTCGCCCGGCGACGCGGCGGGTCACACCGACTGGGGGATGCCCGCCGGCACCGACGAGCGCAGGTTCCTCTACAACGGCGAGCTGCCGCAGGTCGAGCAGGGCTACCTGGATGTAGACACGACCCTGGTCACGTTGAGCGTCGGCGGCAACGACGCCCGATTCACCGAGGTGATCCGCGGCTGCGCCCTGTCGCTGCAGCTCTGCTTCGACGACGCCTACCACCTGACCCGCGGCAACGGTGTCGTCGATCCGGACCCGATGAAGGTCTACGAGAAGGCCCTCATCCGCGAGCAGCTCGGTACCCATCTGAAGGCGGCCTACCACGCGATCCATGCCAAGGCGCCGAACGCGACGATCGTCGTCCTGGCCTATCCGCAGCTGTTCGAGGACTTCGCCACCATCAACACGTGCGCGCTCCTCACACCCGACAAGCTGAACTTCCTCAACACCTTCGCCGACCTGCTCACCATCGCGATCGGGAAGGCGGTGCGGGAGGTGAAGGCCGAGGGCATCGCGAAGATCAGCTATGTCAACACCACCCAGCGCTGGCGTGACGGTGTCAACCGGTGGCCCTGCGGCCCAGCGACGCTGCCCGTTCCCGCGCCCTGGACCTACCCCGTCATCCCGGGCTGCTTCAACGGCGGCATCGAGGTTCCCTGCAAGGCGAGCTTCCACCCCACTGTCCCGGGCCACGTCGAGCTGGCCGACCTGGTGAACACGCAGCTGCGCGGGCACAGCACGGCGTCCCAGATCCAGGCCCACATCGAGGCTTATGCGCAATCCCGGACAGATATGCCGCAGTGGACCACGCTCACAGCTCCACAGGCTGCGGTCATCGCTCAGCTCTGCCTGGACTACACGTTCCGGGGCGGCGTCGTCGGCGATCCCTGCATGACCGACGCGATCCTGGTGCCGACGACGAACGACGCCAGGGGCGCGGCCGAAAACGACGACTTCGCGCTGCAACGCAATCCCGCTTGGGTCGAACTGAACTACACCTCCGGGGCGCAGAAAAAGGCCCTGCACGGCATCACGAAGAGCTGGATGAACAACAACGCCTACCGGCCCAACGTCTGCCCCGTTCCGCGCAAGGACTACCCCGAGGCCGAGTTCCAGTGCGACGAGTACCCGTTCTATGCCAGCCGGCTCGGAGGCGCCTGGGACTTCTACGAAACCAAAGGCATCGAACAGTTCTCCGAGAGCTCGACCTCGCTGCGGATGATCCCGGGTCCGGAGAACCTCGCCGAAGGAAGGCTGATCAGCCAGCTGGTCTCCGGCAGCCGGTGCAACTTCACGAGCTGGGGTACCCCGCAGGCGATCCCCGGCCAGCCCCCGGTTCATCCCGGCAGCAAGTACCTGACCATCCCGTACATCGTCGCAGACGGGTCGGCACCGCTGTCGACCTACATCTGCCCGGCCTAA
- a CDS encoding AfsR/SARP family transcriptional regulator, which yields MTFHILGPVEVRRDGAPLPLGGRKQRTILAVLLLNRARTVSTETLMSLLWGDDPPRSVQAQLHNLVSRIRRAAGPSGRIHRRYDGYQLDADDADLDLARFDAYTALGRAALADRQPRRAADAFQLALGQWGGPALHGVTEQLADRERHRLEERRLAVLADRFEAELELGAVERLIPELTGTVRAWPFHDRFRGQLMRALHGSGRRAEALACYADGDARYRQELGISLGHDLAQLHGRILRA from the coding sequence ATGACCTTCCACATCCTGGGGCCGGTCGAGGTACGCCGTGACGGTGCACCGCTGCCGCTGGGCGGGCGCAAGCAACGCACCATCCTCGCCGTACTGCTGCTGAACCGGGCCCGCACGGTGTCCACGGAGACGCTGATGAGCCTGTTGTGGGGCGATGATCCCCCTCGATCGGTGCAGGCCCAGCTCCACAACCTGGTCTCCCGCATACGCCGCGCGGCCGGGCCGTCCGGCCGTATCCACCGCCGCTACGACGGCTACCAGCTGGACGCCGACGACGCCGATCTGGATCTGGCCCGCTTCGACGCATACACGGCCCTGGGACGCGCCGCCCTCGCCGACCGGCAGCCACGACGGGCCGCGGACGCATTCCAGCTCGCTTTGGGACAGTGGGGAGGCCCAGCCCTGCACGGAGTAACGGAGCAGCTCGCCGACCGGGAGCGCCACCGGCTGGAAGAGCGGCGCCTGGCCGTCCTGGCCGACCGGTTCGAGGCCGAGTTGGAGCTCGGCGCCGTCGAGCGGCTGATCCCGGAGCTGACCGGAACCGTGCGGGCGTGGCCCTTCCACGACCGGTTCCGGGGACAGCTGATGCGTGCGCTGCACGGATCCGGTCGCCGAGCAGAGGCCCTGGCCTGCTACGCCGACGGCGACGCCCGTTACCGTCAGGAGCTGGGAATCTCCCTCGGCCACGACCTCGCCCAGTTGCACGGGCGGATCCTGCGGGCCTGA
- a CDS encoding erythromycin esterase family protein, translating to MDTSGSVAGVPTSDVEIGAWLRANGSLLRTITPAEDDDFGDLEPLRELVGDARIVGLGESTHRIHEFYQVRDRLSRFLVAELGFTAVVLESGFGEGRLVDEWIGGGPGEPSVVLRDGITYSFGRCAELRTQIEWLRAVNAAADRRVRFYGMDLSDSSGSALPAVREVLAYLDRVDPAYAEAVRSDLLPLFDYLPTDRSGIAWVAPTLHAYMALEQAVRHELTARISDLPERLAAMRIIYIGRSDRESFEFAYRCAATARHTDAFLTGFPDGATRGYQGANYRDAAMAENIEWILDREERIVVLAANGHLQRTPWSAPPIITTELTMLGAHLAAAHGERYVSIATAFGGGELLLHRPHPDDPPGHSRLFTEELRLLDPASLDELLAGAGMPHYLLDLRRVPAEGPVARRFAATTSMMTGGQATPVDALAAFDAVVYVDQVSPWHHSADWGRRDG from the coding sequence ATGGACACGAGCGGAAGCGTCGCTGGAGTGCCGACGAGTGACGTCGAGATCGGGGCCTGGCTGCGGGCCAACGGAAGCCTGCTGCGCACGATCACGCCCGCCGAGGACGACGACTTCGGCGACCTGGAACCGCTGCGGGAACTCGTCGGCGACGCCCGGATCGTCGGTCTCGGGGAGAGCACCCACCGGATCCACGAGTTCTACCAGGTCCGTGACCGGCTGAGCCGCTTCCTCGTCGCCGAGCTCGGCTTCACCGCGGTCGTCCTGGAGTCGGGGTTCGGCGAAGGACGGCTGGTCGACGAGTGGATCGGCGGCGGTCCGGGCGAGCCGTCGGTGGTGCTGCGCGACGGGATCACCTACAGCTTCGGCCGGTGCGCGGAGCTGCGGACCCAGATCGAATGGCTGCGTGCCGTCAACGCCGCTGCCGATCGGCGGGTGCGCTTCTACGGCATGGACCTGTCGGACTCCAGCGGTTCGGCGCTGCCGGCCGTCCGGGAGGTGCTCGCCTACCTGGACCGGGTCGATCCGGCGTACGCGGAGGCGGTCCGGTCGGACCTGCTGCCGCTCTTCGACTACCTGCCCACGGACCGGAGCGGCATCGCCTGGGTGGCACCGACCCTGCACGCGTACATGGCGTTGGAGCAGGCGGTCCGCCACGAGCTGACCGCGCGCATCAGCGACCTGCCGGAGCGGCTCGCGGCGATGCGAATCATCTACATCGGACGATCTGATCGGGAGTCGTTCGAGTTCGCCTACCGGTGCGCTGCGACGGCGAGGCACACCGACGCCTTCCTCACCGGCTTTCCCGACGGCGCGACCCGCGGCTATCAGGGGGCCAACTATCGCGACGCGGCCATGGCCGAGAACATCGAGTGGATCCTCGACCGCGAGGAGCGCATCGTCGTCCTCGCCGCCAACGGGCACCTGCAGCGCACGCCCTGGTCGGCGCCGCCGATCATCACCACCGAACTGACCATGCTCGGGGCACACCTCGCGGCGGCCCACGGCGAGCGCTACGTCTCGATCGCGACCGCCTTCGGCGGCGGGGAGCTGCTGCTGCACCGGCCGCACCCGGATGATCCGCCCGGCCACAGCCGACTCTTCACCGAGGAGCTGCGCCTGCTCGACCCGGCGAGCCTCGATGAGCTGCTCGCCGGTGCCGGGATGCCGCACTACCTGCTCGACCTGCGCCGTGTCCCGGCGGAGGGCCCGGTGGCGCGGCGGTTCGCCGCGACCACCTCGATGATGACCGGCGGCCAGGCCACGCCGGTGGACGCGCTCGCGGCTTTCGACGCGGTGGTCTACGTGGACCAGGTGTCGCCGTGGCACCACTCCGCCGACTGGGGGCGTCGGGACGGCTGA